The Fructilactobacillus myrtifloralis genome segment ATCTCGCGCATCGAAACGTGCGGGCTCAGCCCGGTAATTTCATTATTAAACAGGGCAGTTCCAGAGATGTCGACGCCAAGCACGTCCATTTGGACCTGATTAATTAGGGTGAGGTATGGATGACCATGCAAGCGGGCTTGCATCGGATCATGAATTTGCAGGTCGGCCCCGGTAACCGTACCCACGGGGGCTTCGAGCCAGTTCTCAACGGTGGTTTCAAGCTGAGTAGCTGGGAGTAAGCTGGGATCAATGGTGACGTCCGCCGTGGGAAGCAGGGTGCTTTTCCCGGTGCGGACGTGCTGTTGCTCATCCAGAGTCAGAGTGATTTGGCCAACGTAACTGCCACGCACCCCGGGTTGGGTGAAGGGGACGTGGTTAATCGTCCCGGCTAGTTCTCGGTGTTGGTGCCCGGTGATCAGGGCGTCAATGCCCGGCACGGTTGTTAAAAGCCGGTAGCCCTCGTTTTCAACCGTGGCGGCTTCGGTGGGCTGACCAGTCTCTGGATCAGCTTCTAAGCCCCCGTGGTAAGCGACAATCACCACGTCGGCTTGGCGGCGGAGTTTTGGCACCAGGTCCTGGGCAACCGTTAAAATGGAATGAAAGGTTAAGCCGGCAATGTTTGCGGCTTTCTCCCAGTTCGGAACAAAGGCGGTGGTTAAGCCTAAAATGGCAATCTTGACGCCCTGGACTTCAATGATTCGATAGGGAGCATCGGCGATCTGTTCGGCCTCAGCACCGTCAATGTTGGCATTTAAAAGGGGATAATTACGGTCTGCTTCTGCAGCTCGAAGGTACTCTAATCCGTAGTTAAATTCGTGATTACCCAAGATACCGGCATCATAGCCAATCTGACTCGTAATTCCAGTGAGAAAGGCCGTCGGAGCCTGCGGGTGCTCGGCTAAGTAACTGGTAAGCGGAGATCCTTGGATCAAATCGCCATTTTCCACGGCCAGTACGATTTCGTCTGGTTGGGCCTTCGCACGAGCCTGTTTAATAATGGTCCCCGCCTTTAATAATCCAATCCCGGTATAGTTTTCCTTGGTGCTGTAATTGGTCGGGTAAACGTATCCATGCACGTCACTCGTGGATAGAATTTTAATTGTTTTTGGCATAGCGCGGGTGTCCCTTCCGAAGTTGTTTAATTGACATCATGACCACGAAGCTCACTAGGTAACAACCACTCATGAAAACGACTACCATGGTAATCGTCGAAACGTCCATGATGAACCCGATTAGAACTGGGGTAAAGGTTCCAATTGTTTTGGCAATCGACATGATGGTGTTATTTGCCGTGGCCCGGTTCTTGCTGGGGTAGAGGCTGCTAACTACGGCCCCATACCCACTATACATTCCATCAGTCAGAAATCCAACGATGGTGCCGGCGGCCACAAATTCGATTTTAGTTTGCGCCATGATCAGTAGGTATACGGAGGCTGCCGAACCTAGGAGATACAGACCAAAGGCCAAGCGACTGCCAAAGCGGTCCTGTAAGTAACCAAAGACGGCAATCCCTGCGGCCATACCGATGATGGTAAAGACCATCCACACGGAGGAACTGGCGACGTTCACGTGCATTCGTTCCTGTGCAATCGTGGGGAGCCAGTTCATCACCGTGGTGTAACCGGCAATGTGAATTAGAAACATAATGATAATCCGAATTGATAGGGATGCTTCGCGCGGTGTGGAAAAGAGCGACCACAAGTCACCAAGCTGGACTTTTTTGGTTTGCGCCAATTCGTGATTATGCTTAAAGTCAGCACTTTCTGGCAGGTGAAAGCGAATGAACCAGGCTAGAATGACGGGAAAAATCCCGACGAAGAAGAGCAGGTGCCAACCATAGTGAGGGATGATGAAAGCCGCTAGGAGCGAGGCGAGGACGGCTCCGAGTTGACCAGCGACTCCCGCTGCGGACGAAATCCGGCCCATGCATTTTTTCGCAAAGGCCTCGCTGAGCATCGTGAGCGCGATTCCGTATTCACCGCTCGTTCCGATGCCGATGATGATCCGAAACAGGCACAGCATGAAGAAGGAGTTAGTTAACCCCATGCCAGCCGTGCCAAGCGCGTAAATGAAGATTGACCAACTGAGGGTTTTTACCCGCCCAAATTTGTCTGCTAAGATCCCAAAGCCGATGCCCCCAAAGAGGGAGCCGATGGCAGTGATTGAGGGAATTAAGCCACCCTCCGCCTTGGTGATATGTAAGGTAGCGATGATGGACGCTAACGCGAGCCCGATGAACGCGGAATCCATTCGTTCGAGGACGAACCCGATGCCCGTGGATAGGGACACCCGCTTTTGGTATTTCGTAAACTGGTTAAAGTGCATAAGACTTCCTCCAAATTAAAAAAGTGATTAAGGCCGGGTCTGAGGGTTCAGAGGACACAAAATCACTTTGGTTATGGAGTTTCGCTAACGTTAAATAACCGTGCTTGTGGTTTCTCTGAACCAACTTAAAGCCCTGTTTTTTTATAAGAATAGCACTTTTATTAGAATTCTCAACAATAATATATATTATTGTTTACGTTTTTATTTTTACAATAATTAAGTAACTACTTTTTAATTATTGGGATTATGTTAGTACTAAGTTATAACTAAATGGTTGACAATGTTATTACTTTGTGATAACGTAACTATGCGGAGAAATCCGCAGTTGTGTAGAATTAGGAGAAGAGGGAGAATAAGATGAATATGGAAAATAGAAGGGAGATTA includes the following:
- a CDS encoding bifunctional metallophosphatase/5'-nucleotidase; its protein translation is MPKTIKILSTSDVHGYVYPTNYSTKENYTGIGLLKAGTIIKQARAKAQPDEIVLAVENGDLIQGSPLTSYLAEHPQAPTAFLTGITSQIGYDAGILGNHEFNYGLEYLRAAEADRNYPLLNANIDGAEAEQIADAPYRIIEVQGVKIAILGLTTAFVPNWEKAANIAGLTFHSILTVAQDLVPKLRRQADVVIVAYHGGLEADPETGQPTEAATVENEGYRLLTTVPGIDALITGHQHRELAGTINHVPFTQPGVRGSYVGQITLTLDEQQHVRTGKSTLLPTADVTIDPSLLPATQLETTVENWLEAPVGTVTGADLQIHDPMQARLHGHPYLTLINQVQMDVLGVDISGTALFNNEITGLSPHVSMREIISNYSFPNVAVAERITGKELRAALEQSATFFTVQAGQIVINEEFVKPKLQLYNYDVYSGIDYAFDLAQPLGHRVTKLNYHGHPVTDEQELTVAMNNYRAIGGGDYQMFSIDKVVKQTSETIPNLMIQYLKDHNPYHATEPNNFRVIVSNHDK
- a CDS encoding MFS transporter, whose protein sequence is MHFNQFTKYQKRVSLSTGIGFVLERMDSAFIGLALASIIATLHITKAEGGLIPSITAIGSLFGGIGFGILADKFGRVKTLSWSIFIYALGTAGMGLTNSFFMLCLFRIIIGIGTSGEYGIALTMLSEAFAKKCMGRISSAAGVAGQLGAVLASLLAAFIIPHYGWHLLFFVGIFPVILAWFIRFHLPESADFKHNHELAQTKKVQLGDLWSLFSTPREASLSIRIIIMFLIHIAGYTTVMNWLPTIAQERMHVNVASSSVWMVFTIIGMAAGIAVFGYLQDRFGSRLAFGLYLLGSAASVYLLIMAQTKIEFVAAGTIVGFLTDGMYSGYGAVVSSLYPSKNRATANNTIMSIAKTIGTFTPVLIGFIMDVSTITMVVVFMSGCYLVSFVVMMSIKQLRKGHPRYAKNN